CATAATCGTTAGTCAAACTGCAGAACAGGGTAACAAGGACATTACATGTTACATAAATATAGATTTGTACAGAGATACCAGAAAGGTTCAAGGAGATAAATCTATAAGCAGTTCTAGTCTACATACGCCGTTACATTGTCTATTTAAACGAGGGCCAACGACGTAGGATCAATCAACTTGATAAGTTAAATGCCTGTCCTATATATTGATAaactaagatgaggttacaacaccagcCATAGGTAACATTCTGCGGCGAAAATTTACAATGGAGATTAATTGTTGGCCGTTTTGCCGTGAATCGCAATGATAGTCAAGTAACGCGCGGTAACTAAGACgtcggcgggaaacataagacggcCCGCGTTATGGaaagtaacattttatttatttcaattattattatatacatatgtatatagaatGTAAGCTGTTTGTAATATCTTGGGTTCCGTCGAAACTCGAAACAAAATCAGTCATGCAAATGGCGGTGGTCCAAGGACTACTTTTATTCTAAGAGAAAACCTCGAACCGGATAAGGAGTTCCGGACGTCACACTAAATGCTGACAACAACATTAAACATGATGCAGCGAGAGCACACATTGAACTATTAATGTCAATACACTACACTGCTAATAATGTAGTAAGTGTAgaattaacggtaagctaatgACGTTTACCACTCCACAACAtgatcaatctcgttttacattccaattttatTACTTTAGTATGTACCTTTAGATACATATGTAATGAACATGGCGTATGACCTATATAGCTCGTTATTTAGGCGGGAttaatttttgtgatttttactGAAAACGAGAAAATTTCGTAGTTTGACATTTTCGTGGTCTGGCTTTTAGTGTATGTGTGCTTCaatcatttctcaatattttgcagATCAAACCTTTGCGACCAAATTCGTCCTTGGTTACGTTTCGTTAGGTTAAATCATCCCGTTACCTTATCTTACGAAATATGATTGTAGGCCGTTTCCTAAAAACCTTTTTGTTATGTCAACATACACGGTATCAAACATCCGTCGTGTCAATTCATGAGAAAATCGACAATTTTGATCCATATGAGGCGAAAAAATTTTGCGTACGTCTCTTTTAATgttgattgtttttgttttacgaTATCTTAAGTTATTCAAACTGTACACAAAtggaatacaaatatattttgttttgaacgTTCACCCATGACACAAGAAGACCTGCCGTACCACTATATTTTGTGATCTCAGTCTGCTTACAATTTTTCTCAAAAGATACCGAACAGGGAAGAATTCAAAATAGGTACATCTCCGTTTAACTCATATCGGCATATTTCTGCAATCGTGTTAGCTGAAGTCGCGTTATGTTATCTCGACTTTGCTAAGATAATTACGTCGACCAGTCGCCTTATATAGCGAATCATTGAGTTATATCCTGCAATGTCGACTTCGCTTATTACGACGAGGTCCATGATAGTCAGGAAACGATAATATAACTCAACTTTCAAGGTGAATATGCCGTGTTTTAACTTAATTTGTCGACATAAATACCACAACTAGTTATGTTATTACTCGACatgtcaacaaaattatatcTGCAAGTCCGTAACGTGACCTAAAATAATACGTCGGCAGTAATATGCTACCTTATTATGGGAACTACACACGGGAAGATCCGTTTTAAAGCTAGCGGGGAATGATTTGGAGTCTTATCATTTAAACAACGCTAATTCTGCGTAGATGATTATTTTTCAGTGATGTTGATGATGGTCAAATAATGACGATACCTCTCCCGATGAAAACGGCGTGACTGTTATTAATCACCCACCACATATCACAAAATACAGGAGAACAAAACTGGAATTGTATTGTTTTCTCATTTGATACCTTAAAATATCGAATTGAAACCGCATTAACAGAGAGTTTCGACATATTACCAAAAATCCTCTGGATCACATGTTCGGATATAAGGTAGAGTAGATGCAATGtattgaccgctggtcggtggtttttctagATGTTCTCCGGCTTTCCGGCATCTCCTAAACCTGACACGTTCGCAAATGACTCCGCGCTGTTAAACAAGCATAACGAAATGAAACCTTTATCATTTAGGCACAAATCGTCACTGCCTTTGATGACATCCTATGGTCAAGGCGAACATGATAAAAACGTCATGCAGACACATTTTACATAGTTCTCTATGGTATGGTATCATTTCGTCTAGGGAAAATTTTTAATAATGACTTCTGGATTatatcatgaaaaataattcagTACTTCATTAGCCAAACGAAAATTAATATATTCGTTAATGTTGATAGACATACTATCAATGCATTGATGTCCAATCTGATTCTTTAAGGTTAAAGTTGAAACTACAGGCATGTTAGGATGTCAAAGCTTTACCAGCATTAAATCATGATagaacctaatgtttctacagATACCCGTATTTGCCGTTGCAAATACCAGGTATCTGTTTGTCTGTCTTGTTAAGTGGTTATATGCACAAGAGCTTTAACAGAGTTTTTCATCCCATGCAGGTCATATCAAGATCAACATGCACTGCTTTATATGATAGTGATTCTgtgataatttgtttattttgcgTCCAAGTATTATATTATGAATTCAACTTTATTGTCAACATATTCGTAATGTTACTAAGGGGCGTCTGAAAGACAACAGTAAGGAATTTTACATCAATGTCTCTTGTGACATTTGTTAAAAGTGTAACTCTACATActtaaaccaactttctttcgcggctacttaatttcgcgatttccatttcaaaaagTTAGTCTAAATTGTAAGTAATATTCTCCATGTAGATATCCGTTCACGTAGATAAACTTTCGCAAATTTTCATGGAACGCGAAATTCGCGAAGGTAAATCgcacacgaaagaaagttggtttccATTATTAATTTAAGTAATGTTCTTGTCAATCTAACTCCGGAatctattatttatatttcagctTGCAGTTATCCTCCACAATTAGCTGGGACAAACCTGGTGGTCAATTCTACCATACCTGTGGGGGGCATCTATACCTACACATGTGATCAGACCCTGTTCACAATGGTGGGAGGGCCTGCTACACTCACCTGTCAGGGAAACGGACAGTGGTCATCTCCGGCATTTCAGTGTGACTATATAGGTAAGTTCTTCAGCTAGGTAAAAATCTCAACAATTCGTGTTATTACTCGACTGGTCGACATAATTGTCTCATTATGTTGAGCTACCATAAATCAATATATGCATACTGTTGGTGTCACCATACTACTGTTGTATAGGAAATGTTCAAAAGCTTAAATTGTTCTCAAAAGTTATTTTGGTCAAACTCAAACCCATGAGTTATTATCACTATCGTTTTATCCTCTCTTGGACAATATAGCAAAACCTGAAGGAATTCaggaaaaaccaccgaccaatcacaggccttcTTTGAAAGGTTACAAAGAACTTCGCCTGACTGCAAAGTCTTAGAATATACCGCAATAATTGTTTGGTGTACACCAAAGTGCTAACCTGTCTCGTCTGTCGTTGCACGTAGAGCCTTCAGTTGTGTTTGCTTTATCATAGTCCTGTGATGGATATATATTACCACAGTGAGAGTAACTTTAGAATATTGAGGATTAGCCCAATGATCTAAACCTACATATTCTATCGCCAAACTGATATTATTGACACTACACTAAAACATGATTGCACTAcctatattttcttttatcatttttttacattgtactaattatattttcttatatcatttttataaattgtacttattatattttcttatatcatttttataaattgtacttattatattttcttatatcattttataaatgatacaaagaaaatatatttattgcaatCATGTTTAGCCATTATAAAGGTTCATCATCACGATAGCATATTTTCGTTTAATTGTTTTTGCGGTAAACTTCGATTACGCCAATATAAGTGTACATGTTTACAATCTAACTACTAACAGTATATGTTGTCACAAGTCATCATTACAAatctattaaaattaaaaacaaatataatgaaGTGTAGCCTGatatactctggccctgacaccagacttaagCATTATGACAGATTGATGCCTGGTGTATGGTTAGAACGCAATGCTATCTCAAAAGGTAGAACtcgccgacaccgtttggtatcagGCCAAGgcatctccgattcagactactTACAAAACATTACCACCGAGATGCGTCACTTACCCTCATTGGCTGTAACAAATAACATGGCTGCACGTGCACGTGGTTCTGGTTTGGCGCAGACGGGTTTGCCCTGTATTCGAGAATGAAAAAACTATACCTATGTCTGcattttttcttttcctttctATTCAGTACCTTATCAATATTATCAAGCGGATTACATTTTCGTGCCATCAGTAGCCatgacacaaacacacatatgGTTACTTAGTTTTGTTTACTGCACTGCAGAAAATAAATTATAGACCGTCGAAAAAGGAAACTTAAAGTCTTTTCTTCCTCGACAATCGTCAAAGGAGAGACAAGTAAGTGAGATTGAATGCTAAGTAAAGATGAATGACCGACAAAATAAGTATCcattgtatatgtgtatgtcaTTGTTTTGTTCATTCAGATTGTGGGACTCCAAACCCGATAAGCAATGCCGCTGTGTCCGGAGGCGGTACTGTGCTCGGAGAAAAGCGAGTGTACTCTTGCAATTCTGGATACACATCCTCGGGATTTCCTGAAATCATGTGCCAGCAAAGCGGAGCATGGTCTGCTACGTCATTCATTTGTTATGGTAAGAATTTACTTATCTTTGATCAAAGTCAATAGAGGATATTCTCTCATATCTGCagatgtaatactggctggtctcatgCATTACGCTCATCTCGCCTGAGACCGTATTACATGGCTGTGCAGCGTCagcaaaattactattttcgaGGTCATTTTTTAGAAACTAaactggttttactatatcaGATGCAAACAACGAGATTTGCGCTGAAAATACCACGTAATTTTGCATGTACGGAGAGTTGACTTGCAGACAGGGTTTTCTTctatcatatttcaaaatggcgggatacttataattgtaaaattgcaataaaactgCCATTCACCAAGAAACAATGAATATTCTATTTGTTAAATTTTAGGTCTCTTTTCTACATCTAGATTGGTTTGGTATTTCAAAGCAAAAATGCATTCACGCCAAAACGATATTTTATAAAGTCtgtgttctgattggtcaatattttcgccataaaaccttatatttcgcTCTGAAAATTTTAATCAAATGTGTTCTTTATGACAGCTCTAGGTAACATTTGAACCTTGATAATTATACCGAGAGCAGCCAACACGAGTCTTTATAACTAACATAGTCCTAGTTCAAAAGTCCCTAAGTATCGAGTTAAGGCactttttgtaaataattatggGTCCAACGAAAATTTCACCAAAATTTTACCAAATTCCTTGAAAAGGCAATTTCTGCCCAACCCTTGTGAATTAAGTCGGTTGACCGTGATTTTCTTACTTTCAGAGGCCTGCACTTTTTGAATTGGGAAATCACTACATTCCatctttttttgaaatatttatttttggagAGTTTTTAGAGAATTTACTCGCCCTAGATTGCATtgatcaatatttacattttcactgcagtcacactatgtaaccttaccaagcaaAGTTGACAGTCATATTGAaaatgaacttcaagcgcttattatgacgAAATTATCATTATGACGTGAAAATTGTCGTGtcagcgatcacggaaaacggCTGTTTAAATGGCTGTTCAatccttgacgataacgaatgattaatttattatagatgcaaaatcccttgTTATGTCAACAAAACATTGTAACTAAATgcaaatataagcattgaacgtctttcagttggcattcatagccagcatgaatgccaactgaacagaggcaaatCCAACAGTAGCGCGCTTCAtagaatttgcctctgtccagttggcattcatactggctatgaatgccaactgaaagacgttcaatgcttaatgGATTTACATTACAGATTCTGTTTGTTCAAAATCTTAAGGTATTTCATTTGTCAATAACAAGCACGTGTTAATACATTTTATGCCAAATGCATGAATACTAATTTCGGTCTACGTATTGTAGTGGTTTGGAAATTTCAAATCATTTCATGGATAAAAATATTAGTAGTTGGCTGATGAAACAACGACAATGATTTTGTATAAAACGTTGTTTTTATATTCGAGGCTCCATAACAACCACGGAAACATCGAACGTTTCATGACAACAAACATTGCCTGTCAAAAAGTATCGAGTTGTCTGGTTAAGTACAGTATTTACTTGAGTATAATTATTAAGTTTACATATTACTGTGTAATGATGTGAATTATTCCATCATGCTTTAAATCAATCTATTATTCTATACAGATTTTCTTGGCGGATATAGACAAAAGCAAAAGTCAAAAGAAACAATATAATTACATCTTTgcatacaatattatttctcAATATTAATGTACTAACACTTCTGTAAATTGTATATTGCAGCAGTTGATGATTAATTTGAAAAGTGAAGAACACGACGACATCTATCTGTGGTAAGAACCTCACCAGATAACCGAAGTATAAAACAGACAATGAACAGTAATATGCATGCATTGATATGCATGCTCATCGGCCGATGAACTTGAAAGATAGACACAGCTAACTACTAGTAGCTTCACCACCGACGTAGCCTTCTCTTCATCACAAACAaagtattttgtaatattttgataaagaatatTATTGTATGACTGGTGCTTTtactgtattttgattggcatgggtttctcagaagtattcatcaactgcgatatcaacccagaaatcggcggcaaaaagcacgcgaggttactggactcagtccagatacctctcgcgagtccagtaacctgtgtcaaaaatagatcgaggaaaactGTCttgagatgtgacgtcataatcacttttgacgtcgagtcgTGCCCAAAGTAACGGGAGTTTCTCTCTGGATCATCGAGGATGCCCGTTTCCATCCCTAACCACCTTTTAACttattaaagaaaacaaaaaaagtatCTCTTTTCTCCAATCTGTTCCtcttgaagaaaaataattatggtaatattatttacaagataaagtcattttatgatgtatatattacacaggTAAAAGTGCATACACGTTTTACGTACGTTATAAACCGCATGTAATACGCATGTTGAGGACCACGCATGTAAAACGTACGTACGAAACGTATGTAATACGTGTGTTAAACATGCGTAATACGCATGGTAATAAACGGACGTAAAACGTAAACGTATGTAAAACTGACGTTTCAAAACATGTGTTATACAT
This genomic window from Argopecten irradians isolate NY chromosome 11, Ai_NY, whole genome shotgun sequence contains:
- the LOC138335797 gene encoding membrane cofactor protein-like produces the protein MVGGPATLTCQGNGQWSSPAFQCDYIDCGTPNPISNAAVSGGGTVLGEKRVYSCNSGYTSSGFPEIMCQQSGAWSATSFICYAVDD